Proteins encoded within one genomic window of Cucumis sativus cultivar 9930 chromosome 3, Cucumber_9930_V3, whole genome shotgun sequence:
- the LOC116402770 gene encoding actin-depolymerizing factor 7, with amino-acid sequence MANAASGMAVRDECKLKFLELKTKRNYRFIIFKIENQEVVVEKLGSPEETYDDFSAAIPANECRYAVFDFDFTTDENCQKSKIFFIAWSPDTSKVRNKMVYASSKDRFKRELDGIQVELQATDPSEMSFDIIKARAF; translated from the exons ATG GCGAACGCTGCTTCTGGAATGGCTGTAAGGGATGAATGCAAGCTGAAATTTTTGGAGTTAAAAACCAAGAGAAACTATCGGTTCATTATATTCAAGATTGAGAATCAAGAAGTTGTTGTGGAGAAACTCGGAAGCCCTGAAGAGACTTATGATGATTTCTCTGCCGCTATTCCTGCTAATGAGTGTCGCTATGCTgtctttgattttgatttcaCTACCGATGAGAACTGCCAGAAAAGCAAGATTTTCTTCATTGCATG GTCCCCTGACACATCAAAAGTGAGAAATAAGATGGTTTATGCAAGCTCCAAGGACAGATTCAAGAGGGAATTGGATGGAATTCAGGTGGAATTACAAGCCACAGATCCTAGCGAAATGAGCTTCGACATAATCAAGGCTCGAGCATTTTAA
- the LOC101212555 gene encoding zinc finger CCHC domain-containing protein 9, with product MVNQRQRLARKKYKEEHPELFPKAEPTPPKDPDKKKKKSKFKRKKEESNSNRDPTKPHKKGFKKHPLRVPGMKPGESCFICKANDHIAKLCPEKAQWEKNKICLLCRRRGHSLKNCPDKNEGTVDKKLCYNCGETGHSLANCPQPLQDGGTKFASCFICNESGHLSKNCPKNTHGIYPKGGCCKTCGEVTHLAKDCPKKGTQVFDRAGVFGYRSSGYVEMPRRPETKLISGDDLEDDFMIDEGSLQIKDAKMGKKKGPKVVKFMD from the exons ATGGTGAACCAAAGGCAAAGACTTGCTCGGAAAAAGTACAAAGAAGAGCACCCAGAACTTTTCCCGAAAGCAGAGCCAACGCCACCGAAAGACCcggacaagaagaagaagaagagtaaaTTCAAGCGCAAAAAGGAAGAATCGAACTCAAACAGAGACCCAACTAAACCCCACAAAAAGGGTTTTAAGAAACACCCTCTTAGAGTACCTGGGATGAAGCCTGGAGAAAGCTGCTTCATCTGCAAAGCTAATGACCACATTGCTAAGCTTTGCCCTGAAAAGGCTCAATGGGAGAAGAACAAG ATATGCTTGCTTTGCCGGAGACGAGGGCACAGTCTCAAGAATTGTCCAGACAAAAATGAAGGGACCGTGGACAAGAAGTTATGCTATAACTGTGGTGAAACAGGACATTCACTAGCTAATTGTCCACAACCCCTTCAAGATg GGGGAACTAAATTCGCCAgttgttttatttgtaatgAAAGTGGACACTTAAGCAAGAATTGTCCGAAGAATACTCACGGGATCTACCCTAAG GGTGGTTGTTGTAAAACTTGTGGAGAAGTCACACATTTAGCTAAGGATTGTCCAAAGAAAGGAACCCAAGTGTTTGATAGGGCTGGTGTATTTGGTTACAGAT CATCTGGATACGTGGAAATGCCAAGACGACCAGAGACGAAGCTAATCAGTGGTGATGATCTTGAGGATGACTTCATGATTGATGAAGGTAGTTTGCAGATCAAAGATGCAAAaatgggaaagaaaaagggtcCTAAAGTTGTGAAGTTCATGGACTGA
- the LOC101212311 gene encoding uncharacterized protein LOC101212311, which translates to MCAFAVSWWGNRCVLEKTVKLDGEEGFTCRTSKIMEVKKLRNRVETEKCVRRCGLDRNTLGISSDSLLDTRFTQNLCSSRCYNHCPNIVHLFTNLAAAEGLSLPKLCNAEGGNMRSREMSNIRSSGIVASGPIQSASISIAPAVAQEPLQFNSMSFAPAPNGV; encoded by the exons ATGTGCGCATTTGCAGTGTCATGGTGGGGAAATAGGTGTGTGCTTGAAAAGACAGTGAAACTCGACGGAGAAGAAGGATTCACATGTCGTACATCAAAGATTATGGAAGTGAAGAAACTAAGGAACAGAGTCGAAACAGAGAAGTGTGTCCGACGTTGTGGCCTTGACAGGAACACCCTCGGCATCTCCTCCGATTCCCTCCTCGATACTCGTTTCACTCAGAACCTCTGTTCCTCTCGCTGCTATAACCATTGCCCCAATATCGTCCACCTTTTCACCAATCTCGCTGCAGCTGAAG GTTTGTCTCTTCCAAAGCTTTGTAATGCTGAAGGAGGAAATATGAGATCAAGAGAAATGTCCAATATTAGAAGTTCTGGGATTGTTGCATCGGGACCTATTCAATCAGCTTCGATTTCGATTGCGCCTGCTGTCGCACAAGAGCCACTTCAGTTCAACTCTATGTCGTTTGCTCCGGCCCCAAATGGAGTTTGA
- the LOC101216404 gene encoding uncharacterized protein LOC101216404, with protein sequence MNYSTFGFILLLLLPLSFQITLGDSRTRDSNMIKCESLEKNKCAFAVSWSGKRCVLEKSVKRSGEDAFTCRTSEIEADRLQNIVETEECVEGCGIDRNTLGISSDSLLDTSFTRKLCSSRCYNHCANVVDLFFNLAAGEGVFLPKLCEVQGGNARRGMSEIRSSGIVAPGPIRPVSLSIAPAVAPGPIQAISLSAAPAMAPMMNGA encoded by the exons atgaattattctACATTTGGCTTcatccttctccttcttctgcCTCTCTCTTTCCAAATAACATTAG GGGACTCGAGAACAAGAGACAGCAACATGATCAAGTGCGAGAGTTTAGAGAAAAACAAGTGTGCATTTGCAGTTTCATGGTCAGGAAAAAGGTGTGTGCTTGAAAAGTCAGTGAAACGCAGCGGAGAAGACGCATTCACATGTCGGACGTCCGAGATTGAGGCCGACCGATTACAGAATATCGTTGAAACGGAGGAGTGCGTTGAAGGTTGTGGAATCGACAGGAACACTCTCGGCATCTCATCTGACTCCCTTCTAGACACTAGCTTCACTCGCAAACTTTGTTCCTCTCGTTGTTACAACCATTGTGCCAATGTTGTCGACCTCTTCTTCAACCTGGCCGCTGGAGAAG gTGTTTTTCTTCCAAAGTTGTGTGAAGTTCAAGGAGGAAATGCGAGAAGAGGAATGTCGGAGATTAGAAGCTCGGGGATTGTGGCACCGGGACCCATTCGACCAGTTTCTCTGTCAATTGCACCGGCAGTTGCACCAGGGCCGATTCAAGCGATCTCTTTATCAGCTGCTCCAGCAATGGCTCCCATGATGAATGGAGCTTGA